The following are encoded together in the Emcibacteraceae bacterium genome:
- a CDS encoding methionine gamma-lyase, producing the protein MTSGNENKLGFATRAIHEGYDPATSDGALVPPVYMTSTFAFETAEQGGDIFAGEIPGHVYSRISNPTLSLLEQRLASLEGAEAAMATASGMGAITSTLWTLLEQGDEIIVDKTLYGCTFSFFRHGLTKFGVSIKHVDMKNPENIRGQISDKTKVIYFETPANPNMRLVDIEAVCKIAKEHNITTVVDNTYATPYLTRPIALGADIVVHSATKYLGGHGDLIAGIIAGSDEIITRIRLEGVKDMTGAVMAPLTAYHIMRGLKTLEIRMDRHCSSAAKVAEMLESHPAVAKVYYPGLQSFEQHDVAAKQMSKPGGMIAFELVGGLATGMRFMNDLKLIKRAVSLGDVDTLIQHPASMTHSTYTPEERAEHDISDSLVRISIGLETPEDIMQDLRSALDNIKLSAVEIDRIVA; encoded by the coding sequence ATGACATCCGGCAATGAAAATAAACTCGGCTTTGCCACTCGGGCTATCCACGAAGGATACGATCCCGCAACATCAGACGGGGCATTGGTCCCTCCAGTCTATATGACATCCACTTTTGCTTTTGAAACGGCGGAACAGGGCGGTGACATATTTGCCGGTGAAATCCCGGGTCATGTCTATAGCCGCATATCAAATCCGACCCTTTCTCTTCTCGAGCAACGCCTGGCGAGCCTTGAAGGGGCTGAAGCGGCCATGGCAACGGCCTCCGGCATGGGGGCTATTACCTCTACTTTATGGACTTTACTTGAGCAGGGCGATGAAATCATTGTTGATAAAACGCTTTATGGATGCACATTTTCCTTCTTCCGGCACGGACTGACCAAATTCGGTGTCAGCATCAAACATGTTGATATGAAAAATCCTGAAAATATCCGGGGGCAAATTTCCGATAAAACCAAAGTCATTTATTTTGAAACACCGGCCAACCCGAATATGCGCCTTGTTGACATTGAGGCAGTCTGTAAAATCGCCAAAGAGCATAATATCACCACCGTGGTTGATAATACCTATGCAACACCCTACCTGACACGTCCTATCGCCCTTGGTGCGGACATCGTCGTTCATTCAGCAACAAAATATCTGGGTGGTCACGGTGATCTGATTGCCGGTATCATTGCCGGGTCAGATGAGATAATTACCCGCATTCGGCTTGAAGGGGTAAAGGATATGACCGGTGCCGTGATGGCCCCCCTCACCGCATACCATATTATGCGCGGACTAAAAACACTGGAAATCCGTATGGACCGTCATTGCAGCAGTGCTGCAAAAGTGGCAGAAATGCTGGAATCGCACCCTGCCGTTGCCAAAGTTTATTATCCGGGTCTTCAAAGCTTTGAGCAGCATGATGTTGCCGCCAAACAGATGAGCAAACCCGGCGGCATGATTGCCTTTGAACTTGTTGGCGGACTTGCCACGGGCATGCGTTTTATGAATGACCTTAAACTGATCAAACGCGCCGTCAGCCTCGGTGATGTGGATACGCTTATCCAGCATCCGGCCAGCATGACACATTCAACTTATACTCCGGAGGAGCGTGCCGAACATGATATTTCCGATAGCCTGGTCCGCATTTCCATTGGCCTTGAAACACCGGAGGATATTATGCAGGATTTAAGATCAGCCCTTGATAATATTAAATTATCAGCAGTGGAAATTGACAGAATTGTCGCATAA
- a CDS encoding OmpW family protein — protein sequence MSKKLLAGLGLFAASMISAEMASAQQAGDLFVRARGIYVAPDASATTSIGGTVDIDNKIVPEVDFTYFIADNIGLELIAATTKHNAVGVGTALGASADLGSAWLLPPTLSLQYHVQTDTGVKPYFGAGVNYTFFYSEKAAGGAITSFNLNDSFGFSLQAGADFEIAEDTFLNVDVKKLFLRTDASINGGAVTAHVKIDPWIIGAGIGKKF from the coding sequence ATGTCAAAAAAATTACTAGCGGGTCTTGGACTTTTTGCCGCTTCAATGATTTCAGCTGAAATGGCCTCTGCACAGCAGGCAGGTGATCTGTTTGTGCGTGCACGCGGTATTTATGTAGCACCGGATGCAAGTGCAACCACATCTATTGGCGGTACAGTGGATATTGATAATAAAATTGTACCAGAAGTCGACTTCACATACTTCATTGCTGACAATATTGGTCTGGAGCTGATTGCAGCAACAACAAAACATAATGCTGTTGGTGTTGGAACGGCTCTTGGGGCGTCCGCTGACCTTGGTAGCGCATGGTTGTTGCCTCCGACACTTTCCTTGCAATACCACGTTCAAACAGATACCGGCGTTAAGCCATATTTTGGTGCTGGTGTAAACTACACATTTTTCTATAGTGAAAAAGCAGCCGGTGGAGCCATTACGAGCTTTAATCTGAATGACAGCTTTGGTTTCTCATTACAGGCTGGTGCGGATTTTGAAATTGCTGAAGATACATTCCTTAACGTTGATGTTAAGAAACTGTTCCTAAGAACTGATGCCAGCATTAATGGCGGTGCGGTTACTGCCCATGTAAAAATTGATCCATGGATCATTGGTGCCGGTATAGGTAAAAAATTCTAA
- a CDS encoding Lrp/AsnC family transcriptional regulator: MDAIDRKIIRTLQQDGRLSNQDLADRVGLSPSPCLRRVRKLEDEGIITGYTALVDHDKYGLALSVFIHIRLERHSEECIKSFENGIADLDEVMECYLMTGTSDYLLHVVSENLKSYEIFVREKISTIPGVGAIDSSFVFGRVKRKMTFPAL, encoded by the coding sequence ATGGACGCAATTGATCGTAAGATTATTAGGACTTTACAGCAGGATGGCAGGTTAAGTAATCAGGACCTGGCAGACCGGGTGGGACTGTCACCATCGCCCTGTCTGCGCCGTGTCAGAAAACTGGAGGATGAGGGTATAATAACCGGCTACACGGCACTGGTTGATCATGACAAATATGGTCTGGCGCTTAGCGTATTTATCCATATACGGCTTGAGCGACATTCAGAAGAGTGTATTAAGTCCTTTGAAAATGGTATTGCTGATCTGGATGAGGTTATGGAATGTTACCTGATGACCGGGACATCCGATTATCTGCTTCACGTGGTCAGTGAAAATCTGAAAAGTTATGAAATATTTGTCCGTGAAAAAATATCGACCATTCCAGGTGTCGGCGCTATAGATTCCAGCTTCGTGTTCGGGCGGGTTAAGCGTAAAATGACTTTTCCCGCCCTTTAG
- a CDS encoding M20 aminoacylase family protein codes for MNDLAHEMKNWRHDIHRNPELGFNELRTADKVASRLKEFGIETHVGIGRTGVVGVLKSGSSNNSIGLRADMDALPIQEMGECDHKSLNDGVFHGCGHDGHTAMLLGAAKQLATEGGFDGTVFFIFQPSEENGRGALAMMEDGLFDRFKMDAVYGLHNMPGIKKGHFSIKPGQMMTSEDNFVIEIKGKGGHASMPHMTRDPLVAGAEIVTALQTIISRSLGPEEWGVLSVTEFLTDGARNIIPSNVTISGDVRALDPKVQTRIENRMRDVVRGICDAHNVSGEVQYSHEFIVLDNAGTETNAAVRAAIETVGVERVNSTCETCACSEDFAQFLSHVPGSFILLGAGDGADQPPLHNPYYDYDDDLLEIGASYWTKLVRQQLAPL; via the coding sequence ATGAATGATCTCGCCCATGAAATGAAAAACTGGCGCCATGATATTCACCGAAATCCCGAACTTGGTTTTAATGAACTGCGCACGGCTGACAAAGTTGCCTCACGTTTAAAGGAATTTGGCATTGAAACCCATGTGGGAATAGGTCGGACCGGTGTTGTCGGTGTGCTTAAAAGCGGATCGTCAAATAATTCGATTGGTCTTCGTGCTGATATGGATGCTTTACCCATTCAGGAAATGGGGGAGTGTGACCATAAATCATTGAATGACGGTGTTTTTCACGGTTGTGGTCATGATGGCCATACGGCAATGCTGCTTGGCGCGGCAAAGCAGCTTGCCACTGAAGGTGGATTTGACGGTACGGTATTTTTTATTTTTCAGCCATCGGAAGAAAATGGCCGCGGCGCTTTGGCGATGATGGAAGACGGATTATTTGACCGCTTTAAAATGGATGCGGTTTACGGGCTTCATAATATGCCGGGAATTAAAAAAGGACACTTCTCAATAAAACCTGGCCAGATGATGACGTCAGAAGATAATTTTGTCATCGAGATAAAAGGGAAGGGCGGACATGCATCAATGCCGCATATGACCCGAGACCCGTTGGTGGCCGGTGCAGAAATTGTCACTGCCCTCCAGACAATTATTTCACGCTCCCTTGGACCGGAGGAATGGGGCGTGCTTTCGGTTACAGAATTTCTGACCGATGGTGCCCGAAATATTATCCCCTCGAACGTAACGATCAGTGGCGATGTTCGTGCCCTTGACCCAAAGGTCCAGACCAGAATTGAAAATAGAATGCGGGACGTCGTCCGTGGCATATGCGATGCCCATAATGTTTCAGGCGAAGTTCAATATTCCCATGAATTTATTGTGCTTGATAATGCGGGCACCGAAACCAACGCGGCAGTGAGGGCCGCCATTGAAACTGTCGGTGTGGAGAGGGTCAACTCAACTTGTGAAACGTGCGCCTGTTCCGAGGATTTTGCCCAGTTTCTAAGCCATGTACCCGGAAGTTTTATATTGCTGGGGGCCGGGGATGGCGCTGATCAGCCGCCGCTTCATAACCCTTATTATGATTATGACGATGATCTTCTTGAAATTGGGGCCAGCTATTGGACCAAATTGGTCAGGCAACAGCTGGCCCCACTTTAA
- a CDS encoding MAPEG family protein gives MTEELYWLVLTTLMTALFWLPYVLNRIIVRGLMGAMGNPSPDDKPEAAWAIRAHAAHNNAVENLVLFAPLVLATQMLGVGTPLTATMCMLYFLARLAHYIIYVLGIPVARTLAFALSFVAELVLALNLLGMM, from the coding sequence ATGACTGAAGAATTATACTGGTTAGTTTTAACCACCCTGATGACAGCCTTGTTCTGGCTTCCTTACGTTCTAAACCGTATCATTGTTCGTGGCCTTATGGGAGCCATGGGCAATCCTTCACCCGATGACAAACCGGAAGCCGCCTGGGCAATCCGCGCCCACGCCGCCCATAACAATGCCGTTGAAAATCTGGTTCTTTTTGCACCACTGGTGCTTGCCACACAAATGCTCGGTGTCGGCACGCCGCTTACGGCAACAATGTGCATGCTTTATTTTCTGGCCCGTCTTGCTCACTACATTATTTATGTACTGGGTATTCCGGTGGCACGGACACTCGCCTTCGCGCTTTCATTCGTTGCCGAACTGGTTCTTGCATTAAACCTTCTGGGTATGATGTAA
- a CDS encoding DMT family transporter, with translation MSEQVENAAGHINMTAFISLLIGGVAIGTSPIFMRYASVTPTSAAFWRLALSLPLMVAWQLYDIRKNNGAATPALNFKELKPFIIIGFFFSLDLTMWHWSVRLTTVANATLLANMAAIFTAVGGFLFFGERFSRTFVGGMILALLGAMSLMGSSIELSPEHLIGDFLGLMTAFAYAGYMIANSRARKKYSTVSIVFGTAVFGSIFLLPIALNESGNFMPDTLAGWAPLLALAWFTHVVGQSMIVYALAHLPAAFGSVSLLIQPMVAAILAWILFSEALGIYHLIGGTLIISGIIVCRQGIRKKG, from the coding sequence GTGTCGGAACAAGTGGAAAATGCCGCCGGTCATATAAATATGACGGCTTTTATATCGCTTCTGATTGGCGGGGTGGCCATTGGAACATCTCCCATATTTATGCGGTATGCCAGCGTAACCCCGACATCGGCGGCCTTCTGGCGGCTGGCCCTTTCGCTTCCGCTTATGGTTGCCTGGCAATTGTATGACATTCGCAAAAATAATGGTGCCGCAACCCCGGCTCTTAATTTTAAGGAGCTGAAGCCTTTTATTATAATCGGTTTTTTCTTTTCCCTAGATTTGACCATGTGGCATTGGTCGGTGCGTCTGACGACGGTTGCCAATGCAACATTACTAGCCAATATGGCCGCAATTTTTACAGCGGTGGGTGGTTTTCTGTTTTTTGGGGAACGCTTCAGCCGTACTTTTGTTGGTGGCATGATACTGGCGCTGCTTGGGGCGATGTCGCTGATGGGCAGCAGTATTGAACTTAGCCCCGAACATCTGATTGGTGACTTTCTGGGCCTTATGACGGCCTTTGCCTATGCCGGTTATATGATTGCCAATTCGCGGGCGAGAAAGAAATATTCAACCGTATCAATCGTTTTTGGAACAGCTGTTTTTGGCAGTATTTTTCTGCTTCCCATTGCGCTGAATGAAAGCGGTAATTTTATGCCGGATACGCTGGCAGGCTGGGCACCGCTGCTGGCGCTTGCCTGGTTTACCCATGTTGTGGGTCAAAGTATGATTGTTTATGCCCTTGCCCACCTTCCGGCGGCCTTTGGCTCTGTAAGTCTTTTGATCCAGCCGATGGTGGCGGCTATACTGGCCTGGATATTATTTTCAGAAGCACTTGGCATTTATCATCTGATTGGCGGCACGCTGATTATCAGCGGTATAATTGTCTGTCGGCAGGGGATAAGAAAGAAGGGATAA
- a CDS encoding aromatic ring-hydroxylating dioxygenase subunit alpha: MATIKSYAAEDLADINTPLLYDYWYVAGLGSEFTRELKERTILNRSLVLYRDENGNPVALQNRCAHRSFPLDQSTLEEGGIRCRYHGIKYNHDGKIIDVPCQDKCPRTGIKKYKIKEIGPLVWVWMGDSADADEADIPELPVHDMSKWTHVVGKYNYMEGSYILLHENLCDLSHLPYLHASTFKFPKEYTAAPIRVEQHGNQVTFYRQLEDWNMLKPFFHPKLDFGNQKVLYKSGGKYVSPATNKGYGLLIPVDEKGNEQPAVGHYVNHYLTPESARSCHYFWFIARNYALDDNDYSKKQGEMVQAGFDEDVYAIKLLQAMFERDQHDYREIGIKADKPGVIMRKIVKSLAGA; this comes from the coding sequence ATGGCAACCATAAAATCTTATGCGGCGGAAGACCTCGCCGATATTAACACACCACTGCTTTATGATTACTGGTATGTTGCGGGATTGGGCAGCGAATTTACCCGGGAGCTTAAGGAGCGTACAATTTTAAATCGCTCGCTCGTGCTTTACCGTGATGAAAATGGTAACCCTGTTGCCCTCCAGAACCGCTGCGCCCACCGCTCATTCCCGCTTGACCAAAGTACACTGGAGGAAGGCGGCATTCGCTGCCGCTACCACGGCATCAAATATAATCATGACGGTAAAATCATTGATGTTCCCTGTCAGGATAAATGCCCGCGCACTGGCATTAAAAAATATAAAATCAAGGAAATCGGCCCGCTTGTCTGGGTCTGGATGGGCGATAGTGCCGATGCCGACGAGGCGGATATCCCTGAACTTCCGGTCCATGATATGAGCAAATGGACCCATGTTGTCGGCAAATATAATTATATGGAAGGAAGCTATATCCTGCTTCATGAAAATCTCTGTGACTTGTCGCATTTGCCTTACCTTCATGCATCAACCTTCAAATTTCCGAAAGAATATACGGCCGCCCCGATCAGAGTTGAGCAACATGGCAATCAGGTCACCTTTTACCGCCAGCTCGAAGACTGGAATATGCTAAAACCCTTTTTTCATCCAAAACTGGACTTTGGTAATCAAAAAGTTCTTTATAAATCAGGCGGCAAATATGTCTCACCCGCCACCAATAAAGGTTATGGACTGCTCATTCCCGTTGATGAAAAAGGTAATGAACAACCGGCCGTCGGTCATTATGTAAATCACTACCTGACCCCGGAAAGTGCGCGGAGCTGCCATTATTTCTGGTTCATTGCGCGAAATTATGCGCTCGATGATAATGACTACAGCAAAAAGCAGGGTGAAATGGTCCAGGCAGGATTTGACGAAGATGTTTATGCCATCAAATTATTGCAGGCGATGTTTGAACGCGATCAGCATGATTACAGGGAAATCGGCATCAAAGCCGACAAACCCGGCGTCATCATGCGCAAAATTGTTAAAAGCCTTGCGGGCGCTTAA